One Sediminibacillus dalangtanensis genomic region harbors:
- a CDS encoding MFS transporter: protein MAKQTISAAALIYCAVFVASSLYVMIPLHPLLSETYNVSIGNASLASSFFILAYAFGLLFFGFLADQLPLSRIMLTGMAILTLITAAIALADSIESILLLRVIQGLLAASFAPLAFGYCFRSFSPALQGLAIALINTGFLFAGVFGQIIAAAFADIFSVSSVFIAFSVFYLSCFIFLLFTLQPSAKANGLQFKKLTASILSCLRNRIVRSLYLIAFFLLFPIMLFYGAFEIYLYTSWPEFPIPLQLFRAISLIGILPSFFTSIVLKKFGAKRVLRLHLAIMAAGFLPAAIHLNVGTIAIASFFMIVSTSLTIPMVVLLVGRHATAGTSAVAIYSFTLLSGATMGSALAPTIGFSLVLLLIPLLFTGLTVFARVLPD from the coding sequence ATGGCCAAGCAAACGATTAGCGCGGCCGCCTTGATTTATTGTGCTGTTTTTGTCGCAAGCAGTTTGTATGTAATGATCCCCTTGCATCCGCTGCTGTCCGAAACGTACAACGTATCAATCGGGAATGCTTCTCTGGCCAGTTCTTTCTTTATCCTGGCATACGCATTCGGTCTTTTGTTTTTCGGGTTTTTAGCCGATCAGCTGCCTTTAAGCCGGATCATGTTGACCGGTATGGCTATATTGACGCTAATAACCGCGGCCATCGCCCTGGCTGATTCCATCGAATCTATTTTATTATTGCGTGTAATACAAGGGCTGCTTGCTGCAAGTTTCGCACCCCTGGCATTCGGCTATTGTTTTCGCAGCTTTTCCCCCGCCCTGCAGGGATTAGCCATCGCTCTCATCAATACCGGATTCCTTTTTGCCGGTGTATTCGGTCAAATTATTGCAGCAGCATTCGCCGATATTTTTTCTGTTTCCAGTGTGTTCATTGCCTTCAGTGTATTTTATCTTTCCTGTTTCATTTTTTTATTGTTTACCTTGCAACCATCTGCCAAAGCAAACGGTCTTCAGTTCAAGAAACTTACTGCTTCTATTTTATCATGCTTGCGCAACCGCATTGTCCGCAGTCTTTACCTGATCGCCTTTTTCCTATTGTTTCCGATCATGCTGTTCTATGGGGCTTTTGAAATCTATCTTTATACCAGCTGGCCCGAATTTCCGATTCCGCTGCAGTTGTTCCGCGCCATCAGCTTAATCGGGATTCTCCCTTCTTTTTTTACAAGCATTGTGTTGAAAAAATTCGGAGCCAAACGGGTACTGCGGCTGCATTTGGCGATTATGGCAGCCGGGTTTCTTCCAGCGGCTATTCATTTAAATGTAGGAACCATTGCAATTGCTTCCTTTTTCATGATTGTATCCACATCGCTGACCATCCCCATGGTTGTACTCCTGGTTGGACGTCATGCAACCGCCGGAACAAGTGCTGTTGCGATTTACTCGTTTACCCTTTTGTCTGGTGCTACTATGGGATCTGCTTTAGCTCCAACAATCGGATTTTCGCTAGTATTGCTGCTGATTCCACTCCTGTTTACCGGGCTGACCGTTTTTGCAAGGGTGCTGCCTGATTAA
- the addB gene encoding helicase-exonuclease AddAB subunit AddB — MGVRFLLGKAGAGKSNHCLQEIEGKLNEDPKGPPLLYIVPDQMTFQQEYALLKRDSINGSIRGQVFSFSRLSWRVFQETGGGTRKFISSTGVQMMLRKITEERKSDWNVFQKAIEKQGFMEQLEQMITEFKRYRISPEALAGQIVNMDRFTHKYPGENALRNKLEDLSYIYDRLVDALRDQYIDSEDQLQLLAEKIEEASSLEDAEVYIDGFHHFTPQEMQVVEALMKKTKQVTITLAIDGPADEEASELDLFCLPTETYHAVRAVAKENGIPVDEIRHLGQEEGRFANRPYFSHLEKYFDKRPAPEYPGYVPIQLAQAVHPRAEVEGAAQEILRIVREEGYRYKDIAVLIRQTDVYHDLIDTVFEDYGIPVFIDEKRTMMNHPLLELIRSALDVVEGNWRYDAVFRLLKTGFIPASDSEYPLTEDAIDELENYVLEYGIRGRDRWFSDQEWRFQRFRGFDQASQTDKEREIQSRINRYRSQVVQFLQPFDEQVRGAATVMDRASILFEWLETLQVPRQLEEVRTELDEQGRNEQGREQEQVWDGVIQLLDEMVEIIGEERLSLQVFRTTLESGFESLKFAHVPPSMDHVVTGTIDRSRISGIKCAFLLGVNEGVWPMKPAADGMISEEERELLAEQGLRLADGSKRQLLDDWFYVYLAFTCAQDKLWISYPLSDEEGKSKVPSQLINRIEDLFPTCCDHLLLQDPEELMEADRFISTPIKTRSALTAQLARNLRGYPIHDIWWNVLNWYIEHEPKDGTVFTILQSLFYKNTPTNLKEETAKQLYPREVKASVSRLEMYYRCSYQHFAKYSLGLEERRTYKLDAPDIGQLFHEALKKITEWIQQEGRNFSDLQRDETSKYASRAVQNLAPVLQHQILHSSNRYQYIQQKLQEIIARAAFVLSEQARQSKFSPIGLELGFGPNQELPPITIDLPNGFELMLRGRIDRVDKALEQENLLLRIIDYKSSSKGLNLVEVYYGLALQMLSYLDVILSHSEQWLGAKASPAGVLYFHVHNPMISGNKRLDDPDIEQEIFKKFKMQGLLLEDEQIVKMMDTGLDSGMSQIVPAGLKKNGGFRKGSYTAGQEAFDQLREYIRDLMVQAGTDITDGGVHLNPYQQKQQVACTYCPFKSVCQFDPTLHENNYRRLKDMKDDEVLDLITRKEED; from the coding sequence ATGGGTGTCCGGTTTTTATTAGGAAAAGCAGGGGCTGGAAAAAGTAATCACTGCCTGCAGGAAATAGAAGGAAAATTGAACGAAGATCCAAAAGGACCACCGCTTTTGTATATTGTGCCGGACCAAATGACCTTTCAGCAGGAATATGCGCTACTGAAAAGGGATTCGATCAACGGGAGCATCAGAGGGCAGGTATTCAGTTTTTCACGTTTGTCCTGGCGGGTTTTTCAGGAGACCGGAGGAGGCACCAGGAAGTTTATCAGCTCTACGGGTGTCCAAATGATGCTTCGGAAAATCACCGAGGAACGGAAATCCGATTGGAATGTGTTCCAAAAAGCGATTGAAAAGCAAGGCTTCATGGAGCAATTGGAGCAGATGATCACCGAGTTCAAACGGTACCGGATTTCCCCTGAAGCACTTGCCGGGCAAATCGTTAACATGGATCGCTTCACCCATAAGTACCCCGGGGAGAATGCATTGCGGAATAAGCTGGAAGACTTGAGTTATATCTATGACCGGTTGGTCGATGCGTTGCGAGATCAATATATTGATAGTGAGGATCAGCTGCAGCTGTTGGCGGAAAAAATAGAAGAGGCATCATCCCTTGAAGATGCAGAAGTGTATATTGACGGATTTCATCATTTCACGCCGCAGGAAATGCAAGTTGTCGAAGCATTGATGAAAAAAACAAAGCAGGTGACCATCACTCTGGCTATAGATGGGCCAGCAGATGAAGAAGCGTCTGAACTGGATTTGTTCTGTCTGCCGACCGAAACCTATCATGCTGTCCGGGCTGTTGCAAAGGAAAACGGCATCCCGGTCGATGAAATCCGGCACCTTGGGCAGGAAGAAGGACGGTTTGCCAACAGACCATATTTTTCTCATTTGGAGAAGTACTTTGATAAACGACCGGCACCTGAATACCCGGGCTATGTGCCGATTCAGCTGGCACAGGCTGTCCATCCGCGTGCAGAAGTAGAAGGAGCGGCACAGGAAATCCTGCGTATCGTCCGGGAGGAAGGCTACCGGTATAAAGATATCGCTGTTCTGATCCGCCAAACGGACGTTTATCATGATTTGATCGACACCGTTTTCGAAGATTACGGTATCCCTGTGTTTATCGATGAAAAACGGACGATGATGAATCATCCGCTGCTGGAGCTTATCCGTTCCGCACTTGATGTAGTGGAAGGGAACTGGCGCTATGATGCGGTATTCCGTCTTCTGAAAACGGGCTTTATTCCTGCATCTGACAGTGAATATCCTTTAACGGAAGATGCGATTGATGAATTGGAAAATTATGTTCTGGAATATGGCATCCGTGGTAGAGACCGCTGGTTCAGTGACCAGGAGTGGAGGTTTCAGCGTTTTCGGGGATTTGACCAGGCATCGCAAACAGATAAAGAACGGGAAATCCAGTCGAGGATCAACCGCTACCGCAGCCAAGTAGTCCAGTTTCTTCAACCGTTTGACGAACAAGTCAGGGGAGCGGCTACTGTCATGGATAGAGCGAGTATCCTTTTTGAATGGTTGGAAACGCTCCAAGTACCACGCCAACTGGAAGAAGTCCGTACGGAATTGGACGAGCAGGGGCGAAATGAACAAGGGCGGGAACAGGAACAAGTATGGGACGGGGTGATTCAGCTTCTCGATGAAATGGTAGAGATTATCGGGGAAGAGCGTTTGTCGTTACAGGTGTTCCGTACTACCCTGGAGTCCGGTTTTGAATCGCTCAAATTTGCCCATGTACCACCAAGTATGGACCATGTTGTCACCGGTACAATCGACCGGTCGCGGATCAGCGGTATCAAGTGTGCCTTTTTGCTGGGGGTCAACGAAGGGGTCTGGCCGATGAAGCCGGCAGCAGATGGCATGATTTCGGAAGAGGAACGGGAATTGCTTGCGGAGCAAGGTCTCCGTTTGGCAGATGGCAGCAAACGCCAGCTGCTGGATGACTGGTTTTATGTCTACCTTGCTTTTACTTGTGCACAGGACAAGCTTTGGATTAGCTATCCGCTTAGTGATGAGGAAGGAAAATCAAAAGTACCATCCCAGTTGATTAATCGTATCGAGGATTTATTCCCGACCTGTTGCGATCACCTGCTACTGCAGGATCCGGAAGAACTGATGGAAGCCGACCGGTTCATCTCGACCCCCATAAAGACGAGATCGGCGCTGACAGCGCAGCTGGCCCGGAATTTGCGCGGCTATCCGATTCATGATATCTGGTGGAATGTATTAAACTGGTATATCGAGCATGAGCCGAAGGATGGCACTGTATTTACCATTCTGCAAAGTCTGTTTTATAAAAATACGCCGACCAATTTAAAAGAGGAAACAGCCAAACAGTTGTATCCACGTGAAGTGAAAGCGAGTGTCTCCCGTCTGGAAATGTATTACCGCTGTTCCTATCAGCACTTTGCCAAGTACAGTCTAGGCTTGGAGGAACGCCGCACTTATAAACTGGATGCCCCGGATATTGGGCAGCTTTTCCATGAGGCATTAAAGAAAATCACGGAATGGATTCAACAAGAAGGCCGCAATTTTTCCGACTTGCAACGGGACGAAACCAGCAAGTATGCAAGCCGGGCGGTACAAAACCTTGCTCCTGTGCTGCAGCATCAAATCCTGCACAGCTCGAACCGGTACCAGTATATTCAGCAAAAGCTTCAGGAGATTATCGCCAGGGCGGCTTTCGTTTTAAGTGAACAGGCAAGACAAAGTAAATTTTCTCCCATCGGATTGGAGCTCGGATTCGGTCCCAACCAGGAGCTGCCGCCGATTACGATCGACCTGCCGAATGGTTTCGAACTGATGCTGCGGGGAAGAATCGACAGGGTCGACAAAGCATTGGAACAGGAAAATTTGCTTTTGCGGATTATCGATTATAAATCAAGCTCCAAGGGATTGAATCTCGTAGAAGTTTATTACGGTCTTGCCCTGCAAATGCTGTCTTATCTTGATGTGATTTTATCCCACTCGGAGCAATGGCTCGGCGCCAAGGCAAGCCCTGCCGGAGTATTGTACTTTCATGTTCACAATCCAATGATTTCCGGCAATAAACGGCTTGATGATCCGGATATCGAACAGGAGATTTTTAAGAAATTCAAAATGCAGGGGCTGCTGCTGGAAGACGAACAAATTGTCAAAATGATGGATACAGGGCTTGACAGCGGAATGAGTCAAATCGTCCCAGCCGGATTGAAAAAAAACGGTGGCTTCCGCAAAGGTTCCTATACTGCAGGACAGGAAGCTTTCGATCAATTGCGTGAGTATATCCGGGACCTGATGGTACAGGCTGGCACGGATATTACCGACGGTGGTGTACATCTCAACCCGTATCAGCAGAAGCAGCAAGTGGCCTGTACCTACTGTCCGTTTAAATCGGTTTGCCAATTTGACCCGACGCTCCACGAAAATAATTACCGCAGACTGAAGGATATGAAGGACGACGAAGTACTCGATTTGATCACCCGGAAGGAGGAAGACTGA
- the addA gene encoding helicase-exonuclease AddAB subunit AddA, with amino-acid sequence MPQWTKEQEEAIYAAGSDILVAAAAGSGKTAVLVERIIQKLLNKENPVDIDSLLVVTFTNAAAQEMRNRVGAALEEALQENPGSLHLKKQLSLLQRASISTLHSFCMDVVRQHAYMLDIDPGFRIADDIEGDMIRQEVLEDMFEDWYGKEGEEQKAFFSVVDRFSNDRSDLEVEELILKLYDFATQNPWPDAWLDQMAAMYDVNEEAGEESLPWLPILKREVNSQLDAMQHEAQSALDLTRDNDGPYHYAETIDADLEMIQQAKALLQISWKKLQQFFKESKFQTLSRKKADCAEEKKDKVKELRSSYKKRWNDLAEDWFSRSMDAYLADMKGLHPTVVQLTSLVKEFKRRYTQLKKEKAIVDFSDLEHYCLQVLLDDTSTPEKPVPSSVAGNLRNNFTEVMVDEYQDTNLVQETLLSLITDQEGAGNMFMVGDVKQSIYRFRHAEPSLFLNKYKQYADEASPGKRIDLARNFRSREQVLAAANYIFRQLLSEDVGEMEYEPEAELIYANRIYDELQFGDTDAELHIIDRENQEERQQEDTGEENFQDLEKAQLEARAYARMIKKWIGDEQIPPMKVVDKASGTQRDIQYRDIVILMRSMTWAPTITEELKQQGIPVYAELSTGYLEAIEIKIMISLLKVIDNPRQDIPLASVLRSPIVGLDEEDLAEIRLAKKQAAYYDALQSFIASSADNRKVEKVRSFINQLKDWRLRARQGALSELIWQIYRESGYYDFVGGIPGGRQRQANLRALYDRARTYENTSFRGLFRFLRFIERMEERGDDLGAARALGEQEDVVRLMTIHKSKGLEFPVVIVGAMDKQFNQQDLKQKYLLHKDLGFGSKYIDPDKRIMYPTLAYHALKKEKQREMLAEEMRVLYVALTRAKEKLVMVGNVASFEKKQEKWQQIIDHPEWVLPSHFRLETQSYLDWVGPALIRHDANQPLRDVEVSVQVPESIRRDSSDWQVQLLHGSEFANLDTLEAVEQEKIKTSVQEWKTLPDTRPELDNKVAARLSFVYPNRNAAFYRAKQTVTELKRQREIKDEYSSDQLVQRHQAPIIRRPRFMQQEKRLTAAEKGSAMHAVMQHLPFDRAWKKTALVEFVQGLVTKEILTQEEADVIDSTAIERFFTTEIGRMAIETEKVTREVPFSLSINAKEVYADWQEETDEQVLVQGVIDCIIPDGEGWIIIDYKTDSVDGDVTPELKRQLLSRYQVQLDLYGRALEQIWKQPVTKKYLYFFDGALLMEV; translated from the coding sequence ATGCCGCAATGGACCAAAGAACAGGAAGAAGCAATTTACGCAGCTGGAAGCGATATTCTGGTCGCGGCTGCTGCCGGATCTGGTAAAACGGCAGTACTTGTCGAAAGAATCATCCAAAAACTGTTGAATAAGGAAAATCCGGTGGATATCGATTCCCTTCTCGTCGTAACTTTCACCAACGCAGCAGCTCAGGAGATGCGGAACCGTGTAGGGGCCGCACTGGAAGAAGCACTACAGGAAAACCCCGGCTCTCTCCATTTAAAAAAGCAGTTGTCGTTGTTGCAGCGGGCATCGATATCGACGCTGCATTCCTTTTGTATGGATGTAGTCAGGCAACACGCCTATATGCTGGATATCGACCCTGGATTCCGTATCGCCGATGATATTGAAGGAGATATGATCAGACAGGAAGTCCTGGAAGATATGTTTGAAGATTGGTACGGAAAAGAAGGAGAGGAACAAAAAGCATTTTTCTCAGTGGTAGACCGCTTTTCCAATGACCGCAGTGATTTGGAAGTAGAAGAACTGATTCTTAAGTTATATGATTTTGCGACACAGAATCCGTGGCCGGATGCATGGCTGGATCAAATGGCTGCGATGTACGATGTGAATGAAGAGGCAGGTGAAGAATCGCTGCCCTGGCTGCCCATCCTGAAGCGGGAAGTGAACAGCCAGCTGGATGCGATGCAGCATGAAGCACAGTCTGCTCTTGACTTAACCAGAGATAACGATGGTCCCTACCATTATGCGGAAACGATTGATGCTGATTTGGAAATGATCCAGCAGGCGAAGGCATTGCTACAAATCTCATGGAAAAAACTTCAACAATTTTTCAAAGAAAGCAAGTTTCAAACGCTATCCAGAAAAAAAGCGGACTGTGCAGAAGAGAAAAAAGACAAAGTGAAGGAGTTGCGAAGCAGCTATAAAAAACGCTGGAATGACCTGGCTGAAGACTGGTTTTCCCGGAGCATGGATGCCTATTTGGCAGACATGAAAGGACTGCATCCAACCGTTGTCCAGCTTACTTCGCTCGTCAAGGAATTCAAACGGCGCTATACACAATTGAAAAAGGAAAAAGCGATTGTCGACTTTTCCGACTTAGAGCATTATTGCCTGCAGGTATTACTGGATGACACATCGACTCCGGAAAAACCTGTCCCATCCAGTGTTGCCGGCAATCTCCGCAACAACTTCACGGAAGTTATGGTCGATGAATACCAGGATACTAACTTGGTACAGGAAACGTTGCTTTCGCTGATTACCGATCAGGAAGGTGCAGGGAACATGTTCATGGTCGGGGACGTCAAGCAAAGCATTTATCGGTTCCGGCATGCTGAGCCTTCCTTGTTTTTGAATAAATACAAGCAATATGCAGATGAAGCAAGTCCAGGGAAACGAATCGATCTTGCCAGGAATTTTCGAAGCCGGGAGCAGGTATTGGCTGCGGCCAACTATATTTTCCGTCAGCTTCTAAGTGAAGACGTCGGTGAAATGGAGTATGAACCGGAGGCAGAACTGATTTATGCCAACCGTATTTATGATGAACTGCAGTTTGGTGACACAGATGCGGAACTGCACATCATTGATCGGGAAAACCAGGAAGAACGCCAGCAGGAAGATACAGGGGAAGAAAATTTCCAGGATTTAGAGAAAGCACAGCTGGAGGCACGTGCATATGCACGGATGATAAAAAAATGGATCGGGGATGAACAAATCCCGCCAATGAAGGTAGTCGATAAGGCGAGTGGAACCCAGCGTGACATCCAATACCGCGACATCGTGATCCTGATGCGGTCGATGACGTGGGCACCGACGATAACCGAGGAATTAAAACAACAGGGGATCCCGGTGTATGCAGAACTTTCAACTGGTTATCTTGAAGCGATTGAAATCAAAATCATGATCAGTTTGTTGAAAGTAATCGATAATCCGAGACAGGACATTCCCCTTGCTTCGGTACTCCGTTCCCCGATTGTCGGTCTCGATGAGGAAGACTTGGCGGAAATCCGTCTGGCGAAAAAACAGGCAGCCTATTACGATGCCTTGCAGTCGTTCATCGCCTCATCAGCCGATAACCGAAAAGTGGAAAAAGTCCGATCGTTCATCAACCAGTTAAAGGATTGGAGATTACGCGCACGTCAAGGTGCGTTGTCTGAGTTAATCTGGCAGATTTACCGGGAATCAGGCTATTATGACTTTGTCGGCGGGATTCCAGGCGGAAGACAGCGCCAGGCTAACTTGCGAGCATTATATGATCGGGCGCGTACCTATGAGAATACATCTTTCCGTGGGTTGTTCCGCTTTTTGCGGTTTATTGAGAGAATGGAAGAACGCGGCGACGATTTAGGTGCAGCCAGAGCTCTGGGCGAACAGGAGGACGTCGTCCGCTTGATGACTATCCATAAAAGCAAGGGGCTGGAATTTCCAGTCGTTATCGTCGGGGCAATGGATAAACAATTCAACCAGCAGGATTTGAAGCAAAAATACTTGCTGCACAAAGACCTCGGTTTCGGCAGTAAATATATTGATCCGGACAAACGCATCATGTACCCGACCCTCGCTTATCATGCGTTGAAAAAAGAGAAGCAGCGGGAAATGCTTGCAGAGGAAATGCGCGTGCTGTATGTGGCATTGACTAGGGCTAAAGAGAAGTTGGTAATGGTCGGTAATGTGGCGTCCTTTGAAAAGAAGCAGGAAAAGTGGCAGCAAATCATTGATCATCCCGAATGGGTACTGCCTTCCCATTTCCGTTTGGAAACCCAAAGCTATCTCGACTGGGTCGGACCAGCTCTGATTAGGCATGATGCCAATCAACCGCTCCGCGATGTAGAAGTAAGCGTCCAAGTTCCAGAGTCAATTCGGCGTGACAGTTCCGATTGGCAGGTCCAGTTGTTACATGGCAGTGAATTCGCCAATCTGGATACGTTGGAAGCGGTGGAACAGGAAAAAATCAAAACATCTGTACAAGAATGGAAGACCCTTCCTGATACGAGGCCAGAATTGGATAATAAAGTGGCAGCCCGTTTATCCTTTGTCTATCCAAACAGGAATGCAGCCTTTTATCGTGCTAAACAAACCGTAACAGAGTTGAAACGACAACGGGAAATAAAAGATGAGTATAGTAGTGATCAGCTAGTTCAGCGTCATCAGGCGCCTATCATCAGGCGGCCACGCTTTATGCAGCAGGAAAAGCGATTGACAGCTGCCGAAAAAGGAAGTGCCATGCATGCCGTCATGCAGCATCTGCCATTCGATCGGGCATGGAAAAAGACTGCGCTTGTCGAATTCGTCCAGGGGCTGGTAACCAAAGAGATACTAACGCAGGAAGAAGCCGATGTCATTGATAGTACAGCTATTGAGCGCTTCTTTACGACAGAAATAGGCAGGATGGCTATTGAAACAGAAAAAGTAACACGGGAGGTTCCGTTCAGTTTATCTATCAATGCAAAAGAAGTATATGCAGATTGGCAGGAAGAAACTGATGAACAGGTACTTGTCCAAGGGGTGATAGATTGTATTATCCCGGACGGTGAGGGATGGATCATCATCGATTATAAAACAGACAGTGTCGATGGAGACGTTACGCCCGAGCTGAAGCGGCAACTATTATCGCGCTATCAGGTCCAGCTTGATTTATATGGACGGGCGCTTGAACAAATTTGGAAGCAGCCAGTCACGAAAAAGTATCTGTATTTCTTTGATGGGGCATTGTTAATGGAAGTTTAA
- a CDS encoding spore germination protein has translation MPSIVGPIKINGIDGGVINFGDSFYLSPKSTSKVSSGSGSFNTGDFINTNSGLSATNTADPDVADQNVSANA, from the coding sequence ATGCCGTCGATAGTCGGACCAATCAAGATCAACGGTATAGACGGAGGGGTCATCAACTTTGGTGACAGCTTTTATCTTTCCCCTAAAAGCACTTCCAAAGTAAGTTCCGGCTCTGGTTCTTTCAATACCGGTGACTTCATCAATACCAACAGCGGTTTGAGTGCTACAAATACGGCTGACCCCGACGTTGCAGATCAAAATGTTTCCGCAAACGCTTAG
- a CDS encoding spore germination protein GerPE, giving the protein MQKRTSYVDTIYVNSVAYSSIFEIGDVGSIRAKMLAIAVQEEGITKKGDVPVEFADFPVFSKQSAALPPAPLVRQTTIHHRPKICVGNISVLGVSASSTVQLGSLNVLDTEARIKHIRILREEQNNSPVNTMY; this is encoded by the coding sequence ATGCAGAAGCGCACTTCCTATGTAGATACCATCTATGTCAATTCAGTGGCGTATAGTTCGATTTTTGAAATCGGGGATGTAGGCAGCATACGGGCCAAGATGCTGGCCATTGCCGTTCAGGAAGAGGGGATTACCAAGAAAGGGGATGTGCCGGTTGAGTTTGCTGACTTTCCCGTATTCAGCAAACAATCCGCGGCTCTTCCTCCTGCTCCCCTCGTCAGACAGACAACCATCCATCATCGTCCCAAAATATGTGTAGGAAACATCAGCGTGCTTGGGGTATCCGCTTCTTCCACTGTGCAGTTGGGAAGTTTGAACGTTCTGGATACCGAAGCGCGGATAAAACACATTCGTATTCTCAGGGAGGAACAGAATAACTCTCCGGTCAATACAATGTATTAA
- a CDS encoding spore gernimation protein GerPD: MNYTVHNWDINVGNIEVSGVSSSSTLLVGDNEQINLQSFYDTPPESYIVGSLVPLGRQAEEDY, encoded by the coding sequence ATGAATTATACCGTACACAATTGGGACATAAATGTCGGCAATATTGAAGTTTCCGGTGTCTCTTCCTCTTCCACACTCTTGGTCGGGGATAATGAACAAATCAATTTGCAGTCCTTTTACGATACCCCTCCTGAGTCTTATATTGTTGGTTCCCTTGTTCCGTTGGGCCGTCAAGCAGAGGAAGATTATTAA
- the gerPC gene encoding spore germination protein GerPC, protein MHPQYWQAYFNQLQQYIQNQEQRLRDLEARVADLENNQKTNHTNVERIDYHFDQLKIERLDGTLHIGISPEGLESIEDFAVNQQQPAAIQPYSPPPGQQIVANLDRFVTSEAPMLLEKLSNQYKRALSPKQRDILLQDIKQQLPERAAYYLEHREGDTPDAEFIQDQVWKEINHSLHEFFRKGDFPE, encoded by the coding sequence ATGCATCCACAGTACTGGCAAGCATACTTCAACCAGCTGCAGCAATATATCCAAAACCAGGAGCAGCGGCTGCGAGACCTGGAAGCAAGGGTGGCCGACTTGGAAAATAATCAGAAGACCAATCATACGAATGTTGAGAGAATCGACTATCATTTTGATCAATTAAAAATAGAACGCCTTGATGGAACCTTGCATATCGGAATAAGTCCTGAAGGCTTGGAATCCATTGAAGATTTTGCTGTCAACCAGCAGCAGCCAGCGGCTATTCAGCCTTACTCACCCCCACCGGGACAACAAATTGTCGCAAATCTGGACCGCTTTGTAACGTCCGAAGCTCCAATGCTGTTGGAAAAATTGTCCAATCAATACAAACGGGCACTCTCCCCCAAACAGCGCGATATTTTGCTCCAGGATATAAAACAACAGCTGCCAGAACGGGCGGCTTACTATCTTGAACATAGGGAGGGGGACACACCAGATGCTGAGTTCATCCAAGATCAAGTCTGGAAGGAAATCAACCATTCCCTCCATGAATTTTTTCGAAAAGGAGATTTCCCTGAATGA
- a CDS encoding spore germination protein GerPB — protein sequence MHLTVHQSISIHTLKVNSVSNSSILQIGSAGIIRANAELYNTGGYTEQAEEAEAISEQEPLVPLAPPG from the coding sequence GTGCATTTGACCGTCCATCAATCCATCTCTATCCACACGCTGAAAGTGAACAGTGTTTCCAACTCATCCATTCTGCAAATTGGCAGCGCGGGTATCATTCGAGCCAATGCGGAACTTTATAATACCGGCGGTTACACCGAACAAGCCGAGGAAGCAGAAGCAATTTCCGAACAGGAACCACTCGTCCCGCTTGCCCCACCTGGATAA
- a CDS encoding spore germination protein, with protein MPAVVGAVKVNTVSSSSIFNIGDVYAINPYTTSKTFAGGGSFNTGNGIQIQLQNSVTNFKDDDVIDQPNIGP; from the coding sequence ATGCCTGCGGTAGTAGGAGCGGTAAAAGTCAATACGGTATCTTCATCGAGCATATTCAATATCGGGGATGTCTACGCCATCAATCCGTACACGACTTCCAAAACCTTTGCCGGCGGCGGCTCTTTCAATACGGGGAACGGTATCCAAATCCAACTCCAAAACTCTGTCACAAACTTTAAAGATGATGACGTAATTGATCAGCCGAATATTGGCCCATAA